From the Catalinimonas alkaloidigena genome, the window GAGTGACACCGTGATCAACCCCATCACCCACATCAACGGAAAAGGATTCGGGGGCTTTACGCTGGGATTCGTCATGAACCTGAACCTGACCGAGCACCTGGACCTGCGTTTTACACCCGGCGCTTCTTTCTACCAACGGCAGGTAGAATATACGTTCCGCGATACCATCGCCGACCAGGGAACAAACGAAAGCATTCAGCTCGAGAAGACCATTTTTAGTTTTATCGAGTTTCCGTTGATGCTCAAATTCAAGTCCGTGCGTCGGCAAAACGTACGGCTCTACATGCTGGCGGGCATCCGGCCTTCCATCGAAGTCGGGGCCAAACGCAACGAAACCAGTCCCAATAACCTCCAGACGCGGGGCAGCGATTTCAGCATCGAGTACGGTTTCGGTGCCGACCTTTATTATCCGCTCTTCAAATTTTCGCCCGAACTTCGTTTTTCACACGGCATTTCGGACATGACCGTCTCGAACGGCAACCGCTATGACCTCAGCCTGAACAAGTTGTTCACGCATACGGTCACACTCTACCTCTATTTCGAGTAATTCGCTAACGTTGCGTGGAGGGTCAACGGCTCCCAGAGGGCGCCGTAACTCGCTTTGGACTCGTGCGTAACGAGTAAAGCGATCTATTCTTCATTACTCGAATTTCTTTTTGACATGAACAAAATTGCCTTGATTACGGGCGCTACCTCGGGCATTGGGCGGGCCACTGCCGAACAATTTGCCGGGCATGGGTTCGATCTGGTGTTGTGCGGCCGCCGCGCGGAACGCCTCCAGGCGCTGCAAACCCAACTCTCCGAACACGTGCGGGTGCACACGCTGCAATTTGATGTACGCGACCGAGAAGCGGTGCAGGAAGCGTTGGCTTCTATTCCGGATGAATTTCGGCCCATTGATATTCTGATCAACAATGCGGGTAACGCTTTCGGGCTAGACCCGGTACAATCGGCGTCGGTCGACGACTGGGACGCCATGATCGACAGTAATGTGAAGGGGCTGCTGTATGTATCGGAGCCGATCATCAAAAGCATGGTCGCACGCCGGGCTGGGCACATTATCAACCTCGGCTCTACCGCCGGCAAAGAAGTCTACCCGAAAGGAAGTGTGTACTGCGCTTCCAAACATGCCGTCGATGCACTGACAAAAGGGATGCGTATGGATTTGAATCCTTTCGGCATTAAAGTCGCGTCCATCAATCCGGGTGCGGTCGAAACCGAGTTTTCCAACATTCGCTTTAAAGGCGATCAGGCCCAGGCCGACAAGGTGTACGAAGGGTACGAACCGCTGCATGCGGAAGATATCGCCGACATCATTTTGTTTATGGTTACCCGCCCGCTCCACGTCAATGTGGCCGACGTCATCGTGATGCCCCGGGCGCAGGCCAGTGCCCTGGTTCTGAACCGAAACGAGAAGACGCAAGGGGCGTGATCTTGCTTTTCCAGCGGGCTTCTGCTAACTTTGCAGCCCTTAATTTTAAAAGCTTGATCTTATGCAGTTGAAAAACTATGAGACGGTATTCATTTTGACTCCCGTTTTGTCTGAGCAACAGATGAAGGATGCCGTCGCCAAGTTCCGTGCTGTTCTGGAAGACAACGGAGCTGAAATCATCAACGTGGAAGAGTGGGGCCTGCGCAAACTGGCCTACGAAATCCAGCACAAATCGACTGGTTTCTATTCGCTTATGGAATTCAAAGCGGAGCCAACCCTGATTCAAACGCTGGAAACCGAGTTTCGTCGCGACGAACGCGTGATGCGCTTCCTGACGACGGTGCTCGACAAGTACGCTGTACAATACAACGAAAAGCGTCGCAGCGGGAAGTTCAACCGGAACAAAGAAAACGAATCTAACAAAGAAAAACAGGAGGCCTAGTCATGAGCTTGATGAACGAATCTGTAAACCAACCCGAAAACCGCAAAAAGTACTGCCGGTTTAAGCGTAGTGGCATCCGCTACATCGACTACAAAGATCCTAACTTCCTGTTGAAGTTTGTGAACGAACAAGGGAAAATCCTGCCTCGCCGCCTGACCGGCACAAGCTGGAAATTCCAGCGTCGTGTGGGACAAGCTGTGAAAAAAGCGCGTCATCTGGCCCTGTTGCCTTACGTAACCGACTCTTTAAAATAGTTTAGAGTTATGGGGCATGAGTTGCTGCGTAAGCATCGCTCATCACTCAAAACTCATCACTCAAAACTGAGAACTCATCATGGAAGTTATTCTGAAAGACGATATCAAAGGGCTGGGTTACAAAAACGACGTTGTAACGGTAAAGCCTGGCTACGGACGCAATTACCTGATTCCGCAAGGGCTGGCCATTCTGGCCAATAAGTCGAACCGGAAGGTGCTGGAAGAGAACATGAAGCAGGCGGCACACAAAGCCGACAAAATCCGGAAAGACGCCGAAGACATAGCCACCGCCATTGGCGAAACCAAGTTGCAGATCCCTGCGAAAGTGGGAGAAAGCGGCAAGATTTTCGGTGCCGTGACGCCTCTGCAAATCGCCGACGCGCTGAAAGAGAAAGGCTACGAAGTGGATCGTCGGAAAATCTCGTTCGATAGCGAGGTGAAAAGCCTGGGCGAGTACACAGCGACGCTGCTCCTGCACCGCGATGTGCACCATACCTTGAATTTCGAAGTCGTAGCGGAGTAGTTGCTACAGCATACGATACTGAAAAAGCGGCCTTCGAGCCGCTTTTTTTATGCCTGCAACCTTCAAAGCTAATGAGCTCAGGAAAGCCGCTGGTAGATCTGCCCTAGATCGAAAAAGCCGAACGACGCCTGATACGATTCAAACAAGTTGATGGTCAGTTGGTTGAACTGCGCCGCCAAGGCGGCAAACATGCTGGCGCGGATCTTTACGTTGGCGTTGAAAATCTCGTGCAGATTGGCCTGTGGAATCACGTATAACTCGCAAAATTCGGATTCGACAATGGCGTTGTAATAGCGCTTGGTGTTGTACAACAGGGCATTATCGCCAAACGATTGCGATGTGCCCAGCGAGGTCAGGGTCTCGAACTTATCGTCGATGTCGATGAACAGCGAAACGGTCCCCGATTTGATCAGGTAGAGCGCCTGACTCGGATCGCCCCGGAAAAAGACCACCTCTTTCTTCTTGTACTCCCGCAGGTAGAGGTACGGGACAAAATTCATCAGTTCCTCATTATTCAACTCTGCAAACAGCTTATTGCTGCGCATGAAGCGAAACAGATTGAGCTCTTCAACGGTATAGGAACGGCGGAACGGATTGATCATAAGGACGTAACGGAGCGGCGAAATTAAACAATCCCGCTTTAACCGCTAACCGGATGTGGACACCATTCCATCCGAAAGGCATGTCGTGTCTGTTCGGTGATGCGGTAGCGGTGGTGCAAACGCATGCCGACCAGCCAGACGACCTCGCCCGCCGACACGACGACCAACACTTGTTGCTTCAACGGGCGCGGAATTTTTTGTTCTACCAGCAGATCGCTTACTTTTTTGTGCCCTCGCACGCCGAAGGGTTGGAGGCGGTCGCCCGGCTGCCAGGGGCGAATTTCCAGTGGAAACTGCAAAAGGTCATAGTCGAGGCAGGCCACCTGACTGCTGGAAGCGGGCTGAAACTGTGCCGCCGGGAAGTTGCTGCATCGCAATATCCCCGTCGGGAATTGAAGCTCGCGCGTTTCGGGCGTGATTCGTTGCACAGAAGGCAGTTCGCTCGAAGTAGGCAAGGGCGTCAGAAGGTAATGTGCCCGATCGACCGTTAGTTGCCAACGAGCGCTCTGGAATTGACTCCCTACGTGCTGATTTTCCCAGATGGCCCGACATTGGCGGAACGAAAATCCCTGTGCCTTAAGCAATTCAGAAAGGAGGTAGGCCGGTTCGGGCAGTTGCGTCAGGGGCGAAGGATCGAGCCGAACGTAAGTACCACAGTCCTGCCAGACCTGCGTTTTAAGCTGGGCAATGGTATGGGCCAGCACGTGCTGTGCCGCGATCGTTTTGGCTACGTTTTCCCGGAAAGTTTCTTCCAGGTTGGGGTTGAGTTGTTGCAGTAGCGGAATCACCTGGTGGCGGACAAAGTTGCGGCGATAGGCGTTGGTCTGGTTTGAGGCATCTTCCCGCCAGGGCAACGCTTCGGTTTGCGCATATGCCAGAATCTCCGCTTTGGTGAACGGCAACAAGGGCCGCACAAACACCTCCCGGCGGGGCGCGATGCCTTTTAAGCCGGCCAGTCCCGTGCCTCGCACCAGATTCAAGAGTACCGTTTCGATCACGTCGTTGTGATGATGGGCCGTGGCCACACACGTCCCCTTCCCCTGGGCCACCAATTCCTGAAACCACGCGTAGCGCAGCGTACGAGCCGCCATTTGCGTGGAGACCCCGTGCTGCGCGGCGTAGTGTTTCGTGGCCACGTGGTGCACATGACAAGGGAGTTGGTAATCGCGTGCCAGTTGCCGCACGAACTGTTCGTCCGCATCGGACTCGTTTCCCCGCAGCCCGAAGTTGACGTGCGCCAACGAAAACGAAAACGCGCTGCGGTAGAGCAGATGCGTCAGCACGACCGAATCAACCCCTCCGCTGATGGCCACCAGTAGGTGATCCTCTGAAGAAAGCCTCAGCTCCGTCTGGAGGTAAGCTTGAAAGCGTTCCAGCATGGAGGAAAGATAAGCGATTCTGTCAGAAGAAGTAACCCAGTTGGATCAGCGGCAGGCGTTCTTCCGCGGAGAACCCGTAGGTCGCCGAGAGCACAAATTTGCGGAAAGGTGCGACCCAAAGGCCACCCCCGTAGCCGCGATGCCACTGATGGGAATCCTCGCCGTCGATCCAGACGCGCCCGATGTCGTGGTAACCGATCAGCCCTACGTAGTTGGTGCGGAACGAAAACAGACGAACTCGCAATTCGGTGTTGTTGTAGAACATCCGCCGTCCGGCAAAACGGGTGAGGCGATAACCGCGCAAGTTGGTGGTGCCACCGAGGCGCAGGGCCTGGAAAAATTCGTAGGGACCGTAGGTAACGCCACCTCCAACCCGAGACGCCAACGTGATGCGGGCGGGCAGCCGAAATCCCCAATAAAACGCAAAGTCGCCGGTAAACTGCGCAAAGCGATGCGAAACTGCGTTGAGTCCAGCTACCCAGTGGCCGTCCAGATTCCACCGGAAGCCGGCCGTAGGCATCATGCGGTCGTTGCGGCTGTCGTAATGCACACCCGCGGCCAGCCCGCCGTACAAGCGGGCGGCGGTCAGGTCGGTGGTGTCAATGCTACCTTGTTCAGCTGAAGGAAAAGTAGGGGCTGACTCCGTTAGCTGAAAGTACTGGCCGTAGGGACCTGCCACCCATTCCAGGTAATTGCCGGATTGCCCTTTGAAGAGGACCGAGGCTTCTACCTGTCGAAATGGCAAACGGTAGCGCGCAAGGCTCAGCGTATCTCGGTCGTAAGCGAAGGTTTCGTTGCCTAGCCCGAAGAAGTTATTGACGTACCGTGGCGCACGAACGTCGGTAGTGACACGCAGCCCAATCCGCCCAAATACGTTTGTAAAATCGCCTTGGTAATAGAACCGTGACGCGCGGAGGCGCGTGGCGTACGCGCCAAGAAGGTAATGGCGGATGGCGTACGGCTCTTTGCGAAAGCCCTGTTGCTGAATTTGCACGCCTGCGCTGAGGTGAAAGCCTTCGTCGGCATTATAACCTAGATCCAGGAGCGGTGTCGTCTTGTCATACAGAAAGGCCTTACGGTTGTAATCGTTCACGTCAGGATCGTTGGACGTAAAGTCGCGCCCTTCAGTGCCGAACGCGATGTCGTTGCCTTGTTCCGTATCGTAAATCAGGGTTTTTCGGTCGGGACCCAGCACCTTCGACTCGTCCACGATGCGGTCTTCGCCGGAGCCGCCCACAATGCGCAGGAGGATGCCCCGGTTCACGTCGCCCCGCACCTGAAACTGATCTTCGCCGTCCAGTCCGTAAAGGCGAATCTCCTGCGTCTCGTCCGTGTAAAACGTCCGCTCATAAATAACCTGCTCGCGCTCTCCATCCTTTTTAGTTTTATAGACCGTAACGCGCGTGCGGGCGTCGTCCAGTCGATCGATGAGGAAGGTTTCGTGCTTGTTGCTGCCTACGATGTCGACCACTTGGGCAAGCGCCAGGTAATACTCCCGCGCATAGGTTTTCAGGTCGTCGCGTCGCCGCTGTAACTTCCGGATTACTTCTTCGCCGCGGAGGCGGAATACGTCAGAAGGCCACTGGCGGATGGCGTACGCCAGGGTGTCGTCCGTCAGGCGGCGTTGCAGCGAATCGGCTTGGGCCAGCCAATCGTCCAGCGTCATTTCGTTGAGGAAGGTGCGGTCGAAAAAACGAGCATTGTACGAGAACCCCACCACGTCGCGAATCTCCTCGCCGAATCCCTGGATTTTGGGCATGGCCCATTTGCGGCTCATGATTTTCGGGGCGAGCCCCTCGTTGATGAAGAATACCTGATCGCGGTCGCGCGGAACGGGACGATACAGCTTGCCTTTCTTGCCTTCTTCTTCGTATTCGGCCCAGCGCCACTGGTCGTCGTGCCGATCCCAGTCGCCAATCAGGATGTCGAACAGGCGCGAACGCAGGGTGAGCGGTTGGTCGGTGCGGTCGTCGTTGTCTTCCCGGAGGTGTTCCAGCACGTCGTCGGTACTTTCGTAATCCTCCGCGTCTCCCAGGCTGGCGAGGTGATGCGCTTCGTTCGGGCGTTCTTCGAACAGCGCCAGCGTGTTGGCAAAGCTGCGCTGGTACATGCCCAGCCGTGGGTCGTCGGGAAGGTAAACCAGTTTCGGGTTGGTGTGAAAAATCCCGGCGGCGTCGGCTAAATACGGCACTACCAGCGCACCATACGGGTGAGCCGCCGAAATCTGGTCCTGCACCGCATTGGCCGCCAGGGTTCCCCGCAGAGCTTTCGGCAATGCGCCTTCCGGAAATTTCTCGATCGAGCGCAGCACGTATTCGGCGCCCTCTTTGTTCTCCAGGCGCAGCGATTTTGTTTGCTGACCGCCGCCGCGCTTGGTGATGGTGAGGCCCCCGGCTTCTTTGCCGATGTCGAACACCGGTACTTTAATCGGCTGTTTCCACACATCGCGGTAGTTGTTGCCGAAGAAAAATCGCCCCAGTGCTCCACGTTGGTACTGGTCACTAGCGTTGACGATGACCGTGCTGTCGGCCAGATCAAGGCTGTCGGTATAGGCCTGGGTAACCTGATTCCACGCGTAGGGCGCTGTCATAAGCTTTTTGTGAAATACGCGGTCGGCTTGAACGCTTCTCTCTTCCGCACTGGCAGGGCCAGGCTCCCAGAAATTGAGCCAGACATCGCCGCCGTAGTGGAAGTCGAGCGATGCGAAACCACGCTCCGAGGAGGCAAACTGCGAGCCTTTGCCTTGCCGTACCGGCGAACTTTTGCAGCCAGCGCCACTCACGACGTAGTGTACGCTGTCGCGCACGATGTATTGCTGCGTATGTTCGTGCCCTGCCACGTGAATCAGGTTGGGGTGCTCGTCGAACAATCGCGTAAGGCTACGGACCAGTGCCCGGTAACGGGGGTGAGGCGTATCCTGAATGTTCCCGGCGTACTTGCGTTGCAGCGGATAGAGCGACCCGATGAACGGCAGTGGAATCCAAAGCTTTGAATTGACGTCGGTGAGAGGAAACAGGTGCTGGCGCAGGCGGTAGAGCCCCCCGTGCGGGCCGTACGTGTACATGGGGTGGTGCGAGGCCACAATGATTTTCTTGTCGTGGTTGCGGGTGATGGCTTCTTCGACCAGCCCGATAAAACCGGCTTCGTCTTTGGCTTCGCAGTCCGAATCTTCTCCGGGCTTCTCCCACCGGTGCAGCCACCATTGGGTGTCGAGAATCAACAGGACCAACTCGTCGCTGAGTGGAATTTCGACCGGACCGGGGCAGCCGTCGTCCGGCAAAAAAAAGTTGCCCCGCTCGGGTAAGTAGCTCTCCGCAAAGCGTTCCTGGTTCCGCAGGTACTGCCAGCCCCAGCGACGCCCCTGCGCCCAGTCGTGATTGCCCGGAATGAGAAAGACCTGCCCCGCAAAGCCCTTGGTGACGTCCAGTTGCGCTTTGAGGTAGTTTTCGTACGTGTCCCGGTTCGCGTCCGAGCGTGCCGGCATCCCGTACGGGTAAATGTTGTCACCCAGAAAAATTACGGCGCTGTTTTCGGGTGCTTCCTGCAGTTGAGTCTGTAGCGTTTGCAGGGAAGGCTCCAGGGGATCGAGCAGCGGCCGGCCAACGTCGCCAATCAAAAAGACGCGGAACGTCAGGCTGTCGGGAGGTGACGGAGCCGGAGTGCTTTGCGCCTGTATGCGAAAAATGATCAGAAGGGGCAGTAGCATGCCCCGACTACTGGTCAGCAGATGGCCGAGCTTCATAACGAAACAGTAAAATATTTGGGCCTTTGTCGTCGCCCTCGTTCGAAATATACAGGTCCCCGTTCGGGGCAAAACAGATGCCTTCGGGCTGTTCGAAGCGCCGGGGATTTAGGGGATGGACCGCTTCCAGGTTTCCTTGCGGATCGAAGACCAGCAGCAATTTGCCCGTTGAGGCCAGCACGTAGAGTTTCTGGTTCAGTGGATGCACCGCCACACCCGAGGGGCGGCATTGAAACTGTTGTTCGGTGGTCCGCAGCCAGTTGTGTGCTTTCAGACTGTCGATTACTTCCGGATAATGAATCAAACGCCATGGTTCTTCTTCCAACGTTTCTGTTGCGCGCCGGAATCGGTAGATGCTACGCACTTTGTCGTCCGCTTTTACACCGGGTTTGCTCTTGCAGGCCAGCAATAGCGCATCAGCCGCGGGGTCGTACCCTAGTCCCTCTACGTTGTTGTCATCATCGAGGAACGTCTTGTGCGTACGTACGTGAGGATCGTCTGTTTCCCAGGCGCTGATTTCGTACAAAGTACCGTTGCTTTTCGTGACGTACACGCGGTCGCCCACCACCTCAACACCTTCGTAATCCCCGTCTTTGCCGAATTTATGTTCTGCCGTTACCTTACCTGTTTCCGTATCGAACAAGAACAGTTTACCGTCTTCGTCCTGCACGCACACCAGTTGGTTGTCTTTCCACCAGGTCAGTCCCGAAATTTCTTCCAGATCGTCGGGTAGGTGGTAGATCCGGTCCGGATCGCGCAGCATGTAGTGTCCGTCTACGGGCGTACGGCCGGCTTCTTCCAGGGCGGCGTATTGTTCGTGGCGACAGCCGGTGGCCCCTCCGCTTAAAAACAGCACGCCCACGAGCCACATGAGCCAGGAACCTGATCGATAAGAAGG encodes:
- a CDS encoding porin family protein; this encodes MAGLGRPVFGQRTSMNNEGDNLPNYDARPLHYGFYIAGNYSSFRVDRSNYFVSQLDGMVGSDTVINPITHINGKGFGGFTLGFVMNLNLTEHLDLRFTPGASFYQRQVEYTFRDTIADQGTNESIQLEKTIFSFIEFPLMLKFKSVRRQNVRLYMLAGIRPSIEVGAKRNETSPNNLQTRGSDFSIEYGFGADLYYPLFKFSPELRFSHGISDMTVSNGNRYDLSLNKLFTHTVTLYLYFE
- a CDS encoding Crp/Fnr family transcriptional regulator, yielding MINPFRRSYTVEELNLFRFMRSNKLFAELNNEELMNFVPYLYLREYKKKEVVFFRGDPSQALYLIKSGTVSLFIDIDDKFETLTSLGTSQSFGDNALLYNTKRYYNAIVESEFCELYVIPQANLHEIFNANVKIRASMFAALAAQFNQLTINLFESYQASFGFFDLGQIYQRLS
- a CDS encoding BamA/TamA family outer membrane protein, encoding MKLGHLLTSSRGMLLPLLIIFRIQAQSTPAPSPPDSLTFRVFLIGDVGRPLLDPLEPSLQTLQTQLQEAPENSAVIFLGDNIYPYGMPARSDANRDTYENYLKAQLDVTKGFAGQVFLIPGNHDWAQGRRWGWQYLRNQERFAESYLPERGNFFLPDDGCPGPVEIPLSDELVLLILDTQWWLHRWEKPGEDSDCEAKDEAGFIGLVEEAITRNHDKKIIVASHHPMYTYGPHGGLYRLRQHLFPLTDVNSKLWIPLPFIGSLYPLQRKYAGNIQDTPHPRYRALVRSLTRLFDEHPNLIHVAGHEHTQQYIVRDSVHYVVSGAGCKSSPVRQGKGSQFASSERGFASLDFHYGGDVWLNFWEPGPASAEERSVQADRVFHKKLMTAPYAWNQVTQAYTDSLDLADSTVIVNASDQYQRGALGRFFFGNNYRDVWKQPIKVPVFDIGKEAGGLTITKRGGGQQTKSLRLENKEGAEYVLRSIEKFPEGALPKALRGTLAANAVQDQISAAHPYGALVVPYLADAAGIFHTNPKLVYLPDDPRLGMYQRSFANTLALFEERPNEAHHLASLGDAEDYESTDDVLEHLREDNDDRTDQPLTLRSRLFDILIGDWDRHDDQWRWAEYEEEGKKGKLYRPVPRDRDQVFFINEGLAPKIMSRKWAMPKIQGFGEEIRDVVGFSYNARFFDRTFLNEMTLDDWLAQADSLQRRLTDDTLAYAIRQWPSDVFRLRGEEVIRKLQRRRDDLKTYAREYYLALAQVVDIVGSNKHETFLIDRLDDARTRVTVYKTKKDGEREQVIYERTFYTDETQEIRLYGLDGEDQFQVRGDVNRGILLRIVGGSGEDRIVDESKVLGPDRKTLIYDTEQGNDIAFGTEGRDFTSNDPDVNDYNRKAFLYDKTTPLLDLGYNADEGFHLSAGVQIQQQGFRKEPYAIRHYLLGAYATRLRASRFYYQGDFTNVFGRIGLRVTTDVRAPRYVNNFFGLGNETFAYDRDTLSLARYRLPFRQVEASVLFKGQSGNYLEWVAGPYGQYFQLTESAPTFPSAEQGSIDTTDLTAARLYGGLAAGVHYDSRNDRMMPTAGFRWNLDGHWVAGLNAVSHRFAQFTGDFAFYWGFRLPARITLASRVGGGVTYGPYEFFQALRLGGTTNLRGYRLTRFAGRRMFYNNTELRVRLFSFRTNYVGLIGYHDIGRVWIDGEDSHQWHRGYGGGLWVAPFRKFVLSATYGFSAEERLPLIQLGYFF
- the rpsF gene encoding 30S ribosomal protein S6, producing the protein MQLKNYETVFILTPVLSEQQMKDAVAKFRAVLEDNGAEIINVEEWGLRKLAYEIQHKSTGFYSLMEFKAEPTLIQTLETEFRRDERVMRFLTTVLDKYAVQYNEKRRSGKFNRNKENESNKEKQEA
- a CDS encoding SdiA-regulated domain-containing protein, translating into MLLLPSYRSGSWLMWLVGVLFLSGGATGCRHEQYAALEEAGRTPVDGHYMLRDPDRIYHLPDDLEEISGLTWWKDNQLVCVQDEDGKLFLFDTETGKVTAEHKFGKDGDYEGVEVVGDRVYVTKSNGTLYEISAWETDDPHVRTHKTFLDDDNNVEGLGYDPAADALLLACKSKPGVKADDKVRSIYRFRRATETLEEEPWRLIHYPEVIDSLKAHNWLRTTEQQFQCRPSGVAVHPLNQKLYVLASTGKLLLVFDPQGNLEAVHPLNPRRFEQPEGICFAPNGDLYISNEGDDKGPNILLFRYEARPSADQ
- a CDS encoding SDR family NAD(P)-dependent oxidoreductase gives rise to the protein MNKIALITGATSGIGRATAEQFAGHGFDLVLCGRRAERLQALQTQLSEHVRVHTLQFDVRDREAVQEALASIPDEFRPIDILINNAGNAFGLDPVQSASVDDWDAMIDSNVKGLLYVSEPIIKSMVARRAGHIINLGSTAGKEVYPKGSVYCASKHAVDALTKGMRMDLNPFGIKVASINPGAVETEFSNIRFKGDQAQADKVYEGYEPLHAEDIADIILFMVTRPLHVNVADVIVMPRAQASALVLNRNEKTQGA
- the tilS gene encoding tRNA lysidine(34) synthetase TilS; its protein translation is MLERFQAYLQTELRLSSEDHLLVAISGGVDSVVLTHLLYRSAFSFSLAHVNFGLRGNESDADEQFVRQLARDYQLPCHVHHVATKHYAAQHGVSTQMAARTLRYAWFQELVAQGKGTCVATAHHHNDVIETVLLNLVRGTGLAGLKGIAPRREVFVRPLLPFTKAEILAYAQTEALPWREDASNQTNAYRRNFVRHQVIPLLQQLNPNLEETFRENVAKTIAAQHVLAHTIAQLKTQVWQDCGTYVRLDPSPLTQLPEPAYLLSELLKAQGFSFRQCRAIWENQHVGSQFQSARWQLTVDRAHYLLTPLPTSSELPSVQRITPETRELQFPTGILRCSNFPAAQFQPASSSQVACLDYDLLQFPLEIRPWQPGDRLQPFGVRGHKKVSDLLVEQKIPRPLKQQVLVVVSAGEVVWLVGMRLHHRYRITEQTRHAFRMEWCPHPVSG
- the rplI gene encoding 50S ribosomal protein L9, coding for MEVILKDDIKGLGYKNDVVTVKPGYGRNYLIPQGLAILANKSNRKVLEENMKQAAHKADKIRKDAEDIATAIGETKLQIPAKVGESGKIFGAVTPLQIADALKEKGYEVDRRKISFDSEVKSLGEYTATLLLHRDVHHTLNFEVVAE
- the rpsR gene encoding 30S ribosomal protein S18, which translates into the protein MSLMNESVNQPENRKKYCRFKRSGIRYIDYKDPNFLLKFVNEQGKILPRRLTGTSWKFQRRVGQAVKKARHLALLPYVTDSLK